The Fortiea contorta PCC 7126 genome has a segment encoding these proteins:
- a CDS encoding peptidoglycan DD-metalloendopeptidase family protein — MKRALKKRVTAVLKNTSNSDDAPVEQLNVVNSKANHRARTNFAMIGLAISMGATSLLVTRQSDQAQAAAPVGSQKAASAIPAAPDTEMKFATTKLEAQSVSSASVPANPVIVEPTAISQVPGLEAKLQVAGAKSVQVPASTATVKASLYLHPQAVPSSSVSQPRDVTKLSSASGLSGSQTKSLTNQPAADQAVNSEVNAQLKAQQEFALNRLQEKSNRLRKSLAELRSGETKNLSKVTNESASSTVEETAAQINVSNTATQQLPNVADSKETDPVSSTEQAGVVNSTLTAPKTATLKVANLPNPESYEVKPGDTLAAIASRYGISVSELIRANNLTNPNQLQISQKLIIPAPGVARSIANQSQLATDPIVVQSSITPKLAAPSVNAPSANLNLPMAPQLSVIGDSSTITVPTPIGVNNQLGTNISSGNSYGVGGDTPMPKAYAQIQLQTKPQKVARTKGNERLRSLQAEIERLRNKYRAQQAGVIEPDTAETDSAAVSVPVPSPNNFAVSSPNALRNAVQIPVPSPVGTVNYGAQPAQLPYRATRPNEPINPEFLPNQAGGQSPDESRSRLVVPSGVNASDSLGRMRGTRVSPQLPPLAAVDQYLPRTIDEATPPPSTSSAAYAWPAKGVLTSGFGMRWGRPHKGIDIANAVGTPIYASADGVIEKSGWNNGGYGNLVDIRHPDGSMTRYGHNSKLLVRAGQQVRQGETIALMGSTGFSTGPHTHFEIHPAGKGAVNPVALLASRI, encoded by the coding sequence TTGAAACGAGCATTGAAAAAGAGAGTAACGGCTGTGCTGAAAAATACTTCTAACAGCGATGATGCCCCGGTGGAGCAGCTCAATGTAGTAAATTCCAAAGCTAATCATCGGGCGCGGACAAACTTCGCCATGATTGGCCTAGCGATCTCGATGGGAGCAACCAGCCTCTTGGTGACTCGACAAAGCGATCAAGCCCAAGCAGCAGCTCCTGTCGGTAGCCAAAAAGCAGCCTCAGCGATTCCTGCTGCTCCAGATACGGAAATGAAATTTGCTACCACTAAGTTAGAGGCTCAAAGTGTCTCATCAGCGAGTGTGCCGGCAAACCCCGTCATAGTGGAACCAACAGCAATTTCGCAAGTTCCTGGGCTTGAAGCTAAGTTACAAGTCGCAGGTGCAAAATCTGTACAAGTTCCCGCATCAACAGCAACTGTCAAAGCTTCGCTGTATTTGCACCCCCAAGCAGTACCAAGTTCGTCAGTCAGCCAGCCCAGAGATGTGACAAAGCTCTCCAGCGCTAGCGGTCTTAGCGGCTCTCAAACCAAATCGCTGACAAACCAGCCAGCAGCAGATCAAGCCGTTAACAGTGAAGTCAATGCACAACTGAAAGCGCAGCAAGAATTTGCATTGAATCGCTTACAGGAAAAATCGAACCGTCTAAGAAAGAGTCTGGCGGAGTTGCGGTCTGGGGAGACAAAAAATTTATCAAAAGTTACAAATGAGTCGGCGTCTTCAACAGTAGAAGAAACAGCGGCACAAATCAATGTCAGCAACACAGCAACACAACAGTTGCCAAATGTGGCTGATTCCAAGGAAACTGACCCAGTATCCAGCACAGAACAGGCGGGAGTTGTCAATTCCACCTTAACAGCACCCAAAACAGCCACACTCAAAGTAGCTAACCTACCCAATCCCGAAAGCTATGAAGTGAAGCCAGGAGATACACTAGCAGCGATCGCTAGCCGCTACGGTATTTCCGTATCAGAACTCATCAGGGCAAACAATCTCACCAATCCCAATCAACTGCAAATCAGTCAAAAACTGATCATTCCCGCTCCTGGGGTTGCTCGCAGCATCGCTAACCAGTCTCAGTTAGCAACTGACCCCATTGTTGTGCAGTCTAGTATTACTCCCAAGTTAGCTGCTCCCTCAGTCAACGCACCCAGTGCTAACTTGAACCTACCCATGGCGCCGCAGTTATCGGTTATTGGTGACAGCAGCACCATCACAGTACCAACACCCATAGGTGTAAACAACCAGCTAGGGACAAATATTAGCTCAGGTAATTCCTATGGCGTCGGTGGTGATACCCCCATGCCAAAAGCTTATGCTCAAATCCAGTTGCAGACAAAACCCCAGAAGGTCGCCAGAACAAAAGGTAATGAGCGGCTGCGGAGTTTACAAGCAGAAATTGAGAGGCTACGGAACAAATACCGCGCTCAACAAGCTGGTGTAATTGAGCCAGATACCGCAGAAACAGACAGCGCTGCAGTGTCAGTTCCTGTTCCCAGCCCAAACAACTTTGCGGTGTCTAGCCCCAATGCTCTACGGAATGCAGTACAGATTCCCGTACCTTCTCCTGTAGGCACTGTTAACTACGGTGCTCAACCCGCTCAATTACCATATCGGGCGACTCGACCCAACGAGCCAATCAACCCAGAGTTTCTGCCCAACCAAGCCGGTGGTCAGTCACCTGATGAGTCTCGTTCTCGTTTGGTCGTCCCCTCCGGCGTTAATGCTTCAGACTCCCTAGGCAGGATGCGAGGCACTAGAGTATCTCCACAGTTACCACCCTTGGCAGCAGTAGATCAATACCTGCCCAGGACAATAGATGAAGCTACTCCCCCTCCATCTACCTCCTCTGCGGCTTATGCATGGCCCGCAAAAGGCGTTTTAACCTCCGGTTTCGGTATGCGTTGGGGACGCCCACACAAGGGAATTGACATTGCTAATGCTGTTGGTACACCAATTTACGCATCAGCCGATGGTGTCATCGAAAAATCTGGCTGGAACAATGGTGGCTACGGTAATCTTGTAGACATCCGCCATCCTGACGGCAGCATGACTCGCTACGGTCACAACAGCAAGCTACTCGTACGGGCGGGTCAGCAGGTGCGCCAAGGTGAAACAATTGCTTTAATGGGTAGCACTGGTTTTAGTACCGGGCCACACACCCATTTTGAAATCCATCCAGCAGGTAAGGGTGCTGTTAATCCAGTTGCCTTACTTGCTAGTCGCATCTAG
- a CDS encoding tRNA (cytidine(34)-2'-O)-methyltransferase: MVQVVLVNPQIPPNTGNIARTCAATGTELHLVGPLGFEISDRYLKRAGLDYWPYVKLHYHESLTAFESLRQQRGGRRLGFSVGGSLNYLEFRFQSGDWLLFGSETTGLSPAVLSACDTTLHIPMAQPQVRSLNLSVSVAVGLFEARRQLTYLQ, encoded by the coding sequence ATGGTGCAGGTAGTTCTAGTCAACCCACAAATTCCTCCCAATACAGGCAATATAGCCCGCACCTGCGCGGCGACGGGAACAGAATTGCATTTGGTGGGGCCTTTGGGGTTTGAGATTAGCGATCGCTACCTCAAAAGAGCCGGCTTAGACTATTGGCCTTATGTGAAACTTCACTATCACGAGTCCCTAACAGCCTTTGAAAGCCTACGTCAACAACGAGGCGGTAGACGACTAGGATTTAGTGTGGGCGGTAGTTTGAATTATTTAGAATTTCGATTTCAATCCGGCGACTGGTTGTTATTCGGTAGCGAAACCACTGGCTTATCTCCAGCAGTGCTATCGGCTTGTGACACCACCCTCCACATTCCCATGGCTCAACCCCAAGTTCGCAGCCTGAATCTATCCGTGAGTGTAGCAGTAGGATTATTTGAAGCTCGTCGTCAGTTAACTTACCTACAGTAG
- the secG gene encoding preprotein translocase subunit SecG, translated as MTVSNIVQGIWAASALGLIVLVLLHSPKGDGIGAIGGQAQLFSSTKSAENTLNRVTWALTVIFMGLTTVLSAGWLPK; from the coding sequence ATGACAGTTTCTAACATTGTGCAAGGCATTTGGGCAGCTTCCGCCCTCGGTTTGATTGTGTTGGTGCTGTTGCATAGCCCCAAAGGCGACGGAATCGGCGCAATTGGCGGACAAGCCCAATTGTTTAGCAGCACTAAGAGTGCAGAAAATACTTTGAACCGAGTTACATGGGCCCTGACAGTAATTTTTATGGGTTTGACAACAGTTTTAAGCGCTGGTTGGTTGCCTAAATAA
- the gshA gene encoding glutamate--cysteine ligase, translating to MVLTKGFEIEMYTGTPQGEIVGLSDKIVSALDGFVREPDSRNVEYITKPLYNYDQLLCALLSPRRQLRHYIQRLGNYTLIPGSTLSLGRSDRFFRSDPTNPYHDYIEQTYGTKVVTASVHINVGISDPELLMRACRVIRVEAPLFLALSASSPFLDSQTTGYHSTRWGIFPQTPAHVPLFASHAHHIQWVEEQLAAGTMQNVRHLWSSVRPNGDRRPYDLNRLELRICDLVTDPIALLAITAFLEARLLQLIDQPNIDPLTQSTLSPTELVTLTAENEAAAASASLDAQLKRWQDGSTIIARDWIEELYQEVWAIAKQQGFSCFLSPLRKILREGNEAQQWLQLHAVGFDCQRVITQAIVATQEREIELENKLCSSQVV from the coding sequence GTGGTCTTAACGAAAGGCTTTGAGATTGAGATGTACACTGGGACACCTCAAGGTGAAATCGTCGGTCTCTCCGACAAGATTGTCTCGGCTTTAGATGGATTTGTGCGGGAGCCTGATAGCCGCAATGTGGAGTACATTACTAAACCGCTGTATAACTACGACCAGTTGTTGTGTGCTTTGTTGAGTCCACGTCGGCAACTGCGACACTATATCCAGCGTTTGGGTAACTATACCTTAATTCCCGGTAGTACTTTATCTCTTGGGAGGAGCGATCGCTTTTTTCGCTCCGATCCCACAAACCCCTACCACGACTACATAGAACAAACCTACGGCACAAAAGTAGTCACCGCCAGCGTCCACATCAATGTTGGCATCAGCGATCCAGAACTCCTGATGCGCGCCTGTCGCGTGATTCGTGTGGAAGCCCCCCTATTTCTAGCCCTCAGCGCCTCATCTCCATTTCTGGATAGTCAAACCACAGGCTATCACTCCACTCGCTGGGGAATCTTTCCCCAAACCCCCGCCCATGTACCCCTATTCGCCAGCCACGCCCACCACATCCAATGGGTAGAAGAACAGCTAGCCGCCGGGACAATGCAAAATGTCCGCCATTTGTGGTCATCAGTACGCCCCAATGGCGATCGCCGTCCCTATGATTTGAATCGTCTAGAATTGCGAATTTGTGATTTGGTTACAGATCCCATAGCCTTACTCGCCATTACCGCTTTCTTAGAAGCGCGGCTGTTACAGCTAATTGACCAACCAAATATAGATCCTCTAACTCAGAGCACTCTCTCACCTACAGAACTCGTCACCTTAACGGCAGAAAACGAAGCCGCAGCCGCATCTGCCAGTTTAGATGCCCAACTCAAGCGTTGGCAAGATGGCAGCACCATCATCGCTAGAGATTGGATTGAGGAACTGTATCAGGAAGTTTGGGCGATCGCTAAACAACAAGGTTTTAGCTGTTTCCTGTCCCCCCTACGCAAAATACTCCGCGAAGGTAATGAAGCCCAACAATGGCTGCAACTCCACGCAGTCGGATTCGACTGTCAGCGCGTCATCACTCAGGCGATCGTTGCTACCCAAGAACGGGAAATCGAATTAGAAAACAAATTGTGTTCTTCCCAGGTGGTATGA